Proteins found in one Candidatus Paceibacterota bacterium genomic segment:
- a CDS encoding transketolase, translating to MSMLTDHEIIALEKKANDIRQSIISMLVTAGSGHTAGPLGMADVFTTLYFHSLRHDPHKPAWSERDRLVLSNGHICPVLYATMAHSGYFPIEELQTLRKFGSRLQGHPHRAFLPYLETSSGPLGSGLSQAVGMAIADRIDGVQSSSSQIARFIYCLMGDGELDEGQNWEAVMLGAKEKLGHLIAIVDRNNIQIDGFTEDVMPISPLADKWSAFGWHVQEIDGNNILEIANAIEKAKTILDKPSVIIARTIPGRGVAEFEGKPEWHGKPPNKAEAEMALRELRTLGGKIQSEHE from the coding sequence ATGTCAATGCTCACTGATCATGAAATTATAGCTCTTGAAAAAAAGGCCAATGACATTCGCCAGTCAATTATTTCGATGCTAGTCACGGCTGGCTCGGGCCACACCGCCGGGCCTCTGGGCATGGCGGATGTTTTCACGACTCTTTATTTTCATTCTCTCCGACATGATCCCCACAAGCCAGCATGGTCTGAACGCGACAGGCTTGTGCTTTCCAATGGACACATTTGTCCTGTGCTTTATGCGACGATGGCTCACAGCGGGTATTTTCCAATTGAAGAATTACAAACTCTCCGCAAATTTGGCTCACGCTTGCAAGGTCATCCTCATCGCGCTTTCTTGCCGTATCTTGAAACAAGCTCTGGGCCACTCGGCTCGGGACTTTCCCAGGCAGTGGGAATGGCTATTGCGGATCGTATTGACGGTGTCCAATCATCGAGCTCTCAGATCGCTCGCTTTATTTATTGCCTAATGGGTGACGGAGAGCTTGATGAAGGGCAAAACTGGGAAGCCGTCATGCTCGGGGCTAAAGAAAAGCTCGGCCATTTGATTGCGATTGTTGATCGAAATAATATTCAGATCGACGGCTTCACTGAAGACGTTATGCCTATTTCACCCCTTGCTGACAAGTGGAGTGCGTTCGGCTGGCATGTGCAAGAAATTGATGGCAACAATATTCTAGAAATTGCCAATGCCATTGAAAAAGCTAAAACTATTCTTGATAAACCCTCGGTCATTATTGCGCGGACGATACCTGGGCGAGGGGTGGCCGAATTTGAGGGTAAGCCAGAATGGCACGGTAAACCGCCAAACAAAGCCGAGGCGGAGATGGCCCTCCGCGAGCTCCGCACTTTGGGTGGAAAAATCCAGAGCGAGCACGAGTAA
- a CDS encoding RpiB/LacA/LacB family sugar-phosphate isomerase has translation MKIFLASDHAGYELKEKVGVWLRELDHEVVDLGPYQFLADDDYPDYIKLAAEELSKACVKYHSLKSVANDLEIDPDCARAIIFGYSGEGEAMVANRYPGVRATVYYGGPMDIIYLSRQHNDANTLSFGAHFVKEKEAREALELWMNTEFSGDERHIRRLKKIDQPLGPDII, from the coding sequence CCTCAGATCATGCGGGCTATGAACTTAAAGAAAAAGTCGGAGTGTGGCTCCGGGAGCTTGACCATGAAGTGGTGGACCTAGGCCCCTATCAGTTTTTGGCTGATGACGACTATCCAGATTATATAAAATTGGCGGCCGAGGAGCTGAGTAAGGCCTGCGTCAAGTACCACTCCTTAAAATCTGTAGCCAACGACCTCGAAATAGATCCCGATTGTGCTCGGGCTATTATTTTTGGCTATTCAGGGGAGGGAGAGGCCATGGTAGCCAATCGTTATCCTGGGGTGAGAGCTACGGTGTATTATGGCGGGCCTATGGATATTATTTATTTATCCCGTCAGCACAATGATGCCAACACTCTTTCTTTCGGAGCGCATTTTGTCAAAGAAAAAGAAGCCCGCGAAGCTCTAGAGCTTTGGATGAATACAGAATTTTCAGGCGACGAGCGCCACATTCGCCGCCTGAAAAAAATTGACCAGCCTTTGGGCCCAGATATTATTTAA